ATTCATGGTGTAAATGTTCCCGTTCAGCAACACCGTGTCCGCGGGTTCACTCCCCGCACCTGGCGAGCCCTTCATTCCGGGTTGGGCACGTAAAACCTGATGCAGGATGAACGCTGCGAATAGAAGAATCACCAGAACCGGGAGAACTTTTCGTGCCTTCATAGCCAGATCCTCTGGGTGTCGACTTTTTGAAGGTAGAACATTGAACAGCAAATTGCAGGGCCAGCCGGCGCTGAACTGAAACCCCCGAGGATCGGACATCTCGGGGTCCGGGACCTATACTGAAACCACTTCCTGAGGCCAGCCCCGATTCTATCTCTCCCGAGACCCAGATTCTAGCAATTAGTTTCCATCCTTTTATCCAGAATGGAAGTGGCGCCTGCCGCAGGGCCACTGTCCTGCGCCCGTTTCCCTGAAGATGTCCGAGCTGAGTCCCTTCGGGTTAAGACAGAGGATTGACCCGGATCAATCCAGACGTGGCCCCTCGCAGAAACTATTAAGGCCTAAATCTTGAGAAGCCGATAAGTTAATGGAACTCCTGTTGGGGGTTCCGGACTTGAGTTTGATCGGTTCCTCTTCGGCCTGATGAAAATATCAAAGATGGCATGAGTGACACAAATTGGGGCGGAGACAACGCCCGGCATTGCTTCAAAGGGGTGGAAGAGGGCACTCTGAAACCATGCGGGTGTGTATCGTCCCGCCTGAACTCTGCGATCGGAAGTGCAATTGTCCTGGTTCGAATCCCATTGACCTTAAGCCGAGAGGGAGCCAGGAATGAATGCCTACCCGGGAGGTACTAGAAGACCATTGCATCGAAAGTCATCCTTATGAGACGAAGCTTCGGGATCATCGCTTTGACCATGGCTGCCTTGCTGGCGGTTACCCTTCTCGCATTTCACCTTCACCAGCGAAGCAAAGATGAGGTGGTGTCAGGCTTTCAGGACCAGCAACTCCTCATGGCCCGGCATGTGGCAAATCAGATCGCCTCCTATCTGCGCGACCGCTCACAGCGGGTTCGACTCCTTGCCACCCTCGCCTCCGCGCAGCCGCTGGAGTTGGACCACCTGACCAAAGACATCGACAATTACTTTCAGTATGTGAAAAACAAGAGTGTCAAGGCCATCACGGTCTATGATGATGCCGGAAAGATTGTCTACTCAACCTCGAAAAGCTTCGTCGGCGAGAAGGATGCCCCGGCTGATCTTCTGGCCTGGGCCGGGAAACCCGAGAACCGGGGAAAGGTCTACTTATCCCCGATTGTGGTCCCCGCCGCTGCGGGTGAAAGACTTCCCACCTATGCCCTGCTTCTTTTTGAGCCCGTCCGATTTAACCCTGGACTCCCGAATGACCCCGGGGGCAGCCCAAGGCCCGCTGGTGGGATTTCGCTCATCGTGGATATGAATGAGCTTCTGAGCGGTCAATTGGCCCTTGTCAGCCCCAAGAAGAAGGCGCCGCAGGCCTGGGTTATTGATGAAAACGGGACTCTCTTGTTTCACTCCGAGCATCCTGAAATGGTCTTGAGGAGCATACGCCGCAGGGAGAGTGAGTGCGTTCAATGTCACATCTCCATGAACTATGTCGAGAAGATCCTCAGAGAGAAGCAAGGCATCGTCGACTATGCCGTCAGCAATTCCTCCAAGAAGCTGGCCGCTTTTGCCCCGATTGAGTTTGAAGAAGCCAAATGGGTCGTGGTTGTCAATGCACCCTATGATGACGTGACCGCATTCGTCAGAAGGAGTTTTCGCGACACGTTAATGCTTCTGGCAGTGACCGTTCTTGCCCTGGTGACCGGCTCCTCCTTCGTTTACCGGGACTATCGCTCGAGGATCCGGGCCGAAGAGGACGCCCTGCAATGGAGGGAAAAACGGGCCCTGGAGGAAAAGGCACGGGAATCGGAAGAACGTTATCGGCGCCTTGTCGAACTCTCTCCGGATGCCATTTTCATTCAGTGCGATGGGAAAATTGTCTACACCAACCCGGCTGGGGTGAGGCTCGTGGGAGCAACCGATGCGGAACAACTCCTGGAAAAATCTGTTCTGGACATGATCCACCCCGATTTCCGGGGAGTCGTCCAGAAACGCATCGAGAGGTTAAAGGAGGGGGAGGATCTCCCGGCCCTGGAAGAAAAACATCTCCGGCTCGATGGGAGTTCAATCGAGGTGGAGGTGGTCGCGACGCCATTCACCTACCACGATAAACCTGCTGCCCAGGTCATCGTGCGGGACATCACCGAGCGCAAACGAGCCGACTTGTTGTTGAGGAAGAGTGAAGAACATTTTCGATCCCTGATCGAGAATGCCTCCGATCTGATTTTTGTCCTGAACGCAGACCGGACGATCCGTTACGTCAGTCCCTCGATCGAACGCGTGCTGGGATACAAGCCCGAGGTCTATACCGGCCGGGATGTCCTTCAATTTGTGGACCCGAGCGACATCACGCGCATAGTGAGTTTCCTTTCTCGGTCGATCAAACAGCCGGGTGAAGTCTATGTGGTTGAACATCGGATCCGACACCGGGACGGAACCTGGCGTTACTTCGAATCCTCGGGAAGGACTCACCAGGATCCTGAACGGGGGTTGACTGCGGTGGTCAATTCCCATGACATTACGGACCGGAAGCTGGCCCAGGAGGCGGTACGACAGAGTGAGGAGAGGTACCGGGGACTCTTTGAGACCATGCTCGAGGGATTCGCCTTGCACGAGATCATCTGTGACGAGAGCGGGAAACCCTTCGATTATCGATTTCTTGAAGTGAATTCGGCTTTTGAATCAATGACCGGCCTCAAATCAGCGCATCTCGTCGGGAAGACCGTACGACAAGTCCTTCCGGAGATTGAAGACTTCTGGGTCGATACCTACGGAAAGGTCGCGCTGACAGGTGAACCCGTTCAGTTTGAGAATTATTCTGTGCCCTTGAAGAAACACTTCGAAGTCGCGGCCTATAGTCCGAACCGGGGACAGTTTGCCTCCATCCTCATGGACATCACCGAGCGCAAACGGGCCGAAGAAGCGATCTTGAAACGGAGCCGGCAACTGCAGATTCTTTCGCGGGCCACCCAGGAGGTGAATGCGGTGTTGGAGGTCCCTGTCATTATGCGCAGCCTGGTTGCGTCCGCCATGGAGTTGGTCGGTGCAACGGCTGGAGCGGCGGGGCTCATGGACGGGGGAAGACTGGCCTTCACCGAATACAACAACAGGGGAAACCTTCTTCCAATTGAATTCCACTTTGAGCCCGGCAGCGGCGTCCCCGGCTGGGTCCTGGAAACGAGAAAGCCCTATATCGCCAACGATGCGGCACACGATCCCAAAGTCCTCCCCGAAGTCCAAAAGGCCCTGGGGTTTTACAATCTCGTCAATGTTCCCATCTTCAATCGGCGAGGGGAACTCCTGGGGGTATTTGAGATTCACAACTCCCAGGGGCGCGTCGGGTTTGATGAAAATGATGTGGAGCTGCTCCAGGGGCTGGCCGCAAGTGCTGCGGGAGCACTCGAAAATGCGCAAACCTTGATTGAGCGCACACTGGCAGAGATGGAAACCGCGCGGCAGAAGACCCTCTTCCAACAGCTATTTGAAAACGCGCCGGCAGCCATCGCCTTGTTGGATGACCACGACCAGATCCTCCAGGTGAACAAAGGGTTCGAAACCATGTTCCAGTTTTCTGCCCATGAAGTCCTCGGAAAGCACATCAACGAGACGGTGGTTTCTGAGGAATTCTCCGAGGAAGCTTCTCTATTATCTTCGAGAGTCCTTCACGGAGAGGCGGTTGAAATGCAATCGACGAGGCGCCGAAAGGACAGCTCTCTCATCCCCGTCCAAATCTACGGGGTCCCCATCGTGATCAACCAGAGGCAGACGGGTATCTACGGCATGTATGTCGACCTGAGTGAATCGAAGCGCATGGAGGAGCAGTTTCGGCAGGCGCAGAAAATGGAGGCCGTCGGCCGACTGGCCGGGGGCGTGGCCCACGATTTCAATAACCTGCTCACGGCGATCATGGGATACTCCGAGTTGCTGCTGATCCGTCTCGACGGATCGGATCCCATGCGGAAAAATGTGGAGGAGATCAGGAAAGCCGGGGAACGAGCGGCATCATTGACCCGCCAACTGCTCACCTTCAGCCGAAAGCAGGTCCTTCAACCTCAGGTCATCGACCTGAACATTGTCGTTTCCGGAATGGAAAAACTGGTCCGCCGCCTCATCGGAGAAGACATCGATTTGCGGCTGGGACTTCAGTCGCCCCTGGGTAGTGTCAAAGCGGATCCCGGGCAACTCGAGCAGGTCATCTTGAATCTTGTGGTCAATTCGCGCGATGCCATGCCTCGCGGAGGTAAGCTGACGATCGAAACAAAAAGTGTCGCCCTGGGCGACGACTACATCTGGAAGTACCCCGGGGCCAAGGCGGGGAGTTACGTGATGCTGGCGGTAAGCGATACCGGATCCGGGATGAGCGCCGAGGTGCAATCCCATCTCTTCGAGCCGTTTTTCACTACAAAGGAAAAAGGGAAGGGAACCGGACTGGGGCTTTCGACCGTTTATGGCATCGTCAAACAGAGTAACGGCAATATCAGCGTTTACAGCGAAGGGGGGCGGGGGACGACCTTCAAAGTCTACCTACCCCTTGTGGATGCTCTCGCGGCCGAGGCCAAACCTCCTGTTGAACCCGAAGAGGGGGGGGCGGGGTCGGAAACCATCCTCCTGGTGGAGGATGAGCAAGCGATCCGGGGATTGATGCGGACCATGCTCAAGATGAAAGGCTATACTGTTCTCGAAGCATCGGATGGGGTAGAAGCGCTCAGTTTATTCAGAGGGAATGAGGACCGCATCGATCTGGTGATCACCGACGTGGTGATGCCGAGAATGAGCGGCCGGGAGCTGGCTTCGCGGATCGCCACCGACCGGCCCAGAACCAAGGTGCTCTTCATGTCAGGGTACAGTGAAGAGGCCGTGCTGTACCAAGGGATCTTTCAGTCGGGGACTGCGTTCCTCCAGAAGCCGTTCTCGCCTGATTCGCTGACCCGGAAAGTCCGCGAAGTCCTCGACCACTGATCCGCAGACGCCGGGATGCGTGGTCCAGGATTGCAATTCTCACCCGGCGTCAAACACCATCCCTCAACCGGGGCGGGCAGCCGGCCTGCTTCCTGGGCAGTCGAATCCCGGATCAGCGGGAATCATCCGGCCCTGCAAAATTCACAATTCATCTTGAATCCCCTCTGCTGGACCCGCTCAAATCGCGCTCCTGAAAGTCCATTGCTTCAGACTCACCCAGGATATAGAATCCCTCTGCTGGAATCCTTTCATGTCGTCTCAATCCGGTCTCCCCAAGGGAGGGAAAATTCATGGATTCAGAAGCGAAGAAGAAAGTCCTGCGGATGATTAACTATGGAATGTACATCCTCTCGTCCCGCGCAGATACACATCTCGCCGCTGCCACCGTCAACTGGTTATCCCAGGCTTCCTTTACCCCGCCTTTGGTCATGGTAGGGCTCAAAGTGGACAGCGACACTTTTGCCACCGTGAAAAGGTCGAGGCACTTTGTGGTGAACATTTTGGGAAAGAACCAAAAGGAATTGGCACAGGACTTTTTCAAAGCGAGTTCCGTTGAGGGAACCAAAATCAACGGCCATGAATATGAAAATGGGAAAACGGGCGGGGCCCTGCTGAAGGAAACTCCCGCGTCCTTCGAATGCAAGGTCACGGACATCGTCGAACGCGGCGATCATGCGGTCGTCCTGGGTGAAGTCCTTGAAGTGAATATCAACCGCGAGGATACACCTTTATTCATGCGCGAGACCGGTTGGTTCTACGGCGGATAGGCCACATTAAGCCCACACGAACCGCGGCGAGAGTGGCTTCCACATCGAAATCCGGGTTGATTTCCTATGAGCAGCCAAGCAGACCGATTTCACCTCGCCACGGAGCTTTGGCAACAGGCGTACGAGTTCCAGAAAAATGGTGACTTCGAGGAAGCGATCCGGCTCTATAAGGAATCGATCGAGGTGCTTCCAACCGCGGAGGCGCACACCTTCCTGGGGTGGACCTACAGCCTCCTGGGGAGACTTGATGAGGCTATTGAAGAGTGCCACAAGGCCATTCAAGTGGATGCAGAATTCGGGAACCCTTACAATGATATTGGAGCCTATTTGCTTCAGTTGGGCAAACCGGATGAGGCGATCCCCTGGTTGGAACAGGCGACCGAGGCGCGAAGATATGAAAGCTATTGCTTTCCCCATATGAACCTGGGGCGCATTTACGAAATGAAGGGCCAATGGAAGAGGGCCCTTTCAGAATTTCAGAAGGCGGTTGAATGCCGGCCTGACTATGAGGAGGCAATTCACGCTCTCCGCCGCCTGCAAGCGCGGATGAACTGAATCCTTGTCCCCCTGATGCTGACGGCGACACGCGGTTGAACCGGTTACCACCATCGAACCGTGGCTCATCGAAAACCAAACGTCAAAATTGGAATTGCCGGATGGAGCTACCCTGACTGGGAACACGTCGTCTATCCTTCGGGTGGTGGTCGGGGCAAGCTGCGTTTCGTGG
The window above is part of the Terriglobia bacterium genome. Proteins encoded here:
- a CDS encoding tetratricopeptide repeat protein, with the translated sequence MSSQADRFHLATELWQQAYEFQKNGDFEEAIRLYKESIEVLPTAEAHTFLGWTYSLLGRLDEAIEECHKAIQVDAEFGNPYNDIGAYLLQLGKPDEAIPWLEQATEARRYESYCFPHMNLGRIYEMKGQWKRALSEFQKAVECRPDYEEAIHALRRLQARMN
- a CDS encoding flavin reductase family protein, translating into MDSEAKKKVLRMINYGMYILSSRADTHLAAATVNWLSQASFTPPLVMVGLKVDSDTFATVKRSRHFVVNILGKNQKELAQDFFKASSVEGTKINGHEYENGKTGGALLKETPASFECKVTDIVERGDHAVVLGEVLEVNINREDTPLFMRETGWFYGG
- a CDS encoding PAS domain S-box protein, translated to MRRSFGIIALTMAALLAVTLLAFHLHQRSKDEVVSGFQDQQLLMARHVANQIASYLRDRSQRVRLLATLASAQPLELDHLTKDIDNYFQYVKNKSVKAITVYDDAGKIVYSTSKSFVGEKDAPADLLAWAGKPENRGKVYLSPIVVPAAAGERLPTYALLLFEPVRFNPGLPNDPGGSPRPAGGISLIVDMNELLSGQLALVSPKKKAPQAWVIDENGTLLFHSEHPEMVLRSIRRRESECVQCHISMNYVEKILREKQGIVDYAVSNSSKKLAAFAPIEFEEAKWVVVVNAPYDDVTAFVRRSFRDTLMLLAVTVLALVTGSSFVYRDYRSRIRAEEDALQWREKRALEEKARESEERYRRLVELSPDAIFIQCDGKIVYTNPAGVRLVGATDAEQLLEKSVLDMIHPDFRGVVQKRIERLKEGEDLPALEEKHLRLDGSSIEVEVVATPFTYHDKPAAQVIVRDITERKRADLLLRKSEEHFRSLIENASDLIFVLNADRTIRYVSPSIERVLGYKPEVYTGRDVLQFVDPSDITRIVSFLSRSIKQPGEVYVVEHRIRHRDGTWRYFESSGRTHQDPERGLTAVVNSHDITDRKLAQEAVRQSEERYRGLFETMLEGFALHEIICDESGKPFDYRFLEVNSAFESMTGLKSAHLVGKTVRQVLPEIEDFWVDTYGKVALTGEPVQFENYSVPLKKHFEVAAYSPNRGQFASILMDITERKRAEEAILKRSRQLQILSRATQEVNAVLEVPVIMRSLVASAMELVGATAGAAGLMDGGRLAFTEYNNRGNLLPIEFHFEPGSGVPGWVLETRKPYIANDAAHDPKVLPEVQKALGFYNLVNVPIFNRRGELLGVFEIHNSQGRVGFDENDVELLQGLAASAAGALENAQTLIERTLAEMETARQKTLFQQLFENAPAAIALLDDHDQILQVNKGFETMFQFSAHEVLGKHINETVVSEEFSEEASLLSSRVLHGEAVEMQSTRRRKDSSLIPVQIYGVPIVINQRQTGIYGMYVDLSESKRMEEQFRQAQKMEAVGRLAGGVAHDFNNLLTAIMGYSELLLIRLDGSDPMRKNVEEIRKAGERAASLTRQLLTFSRKQVLQPQVIDLNIVVSGMEKLVRRLIGEDIDLRLGLQSPLGSVKADPGQLEQVILNLVVNSRDAMPRGGKLTIETKSVALGDDYIWKYPGAKAGSYVMLAVSDTGSGMSAEVQSHLFEPFFTTKEKGKGTGLGLSTVYGIVKQSNGNISVYSEGGRGTTFKVYLPLVDALAAEAKPPVEPEEGGAGSETILLVEDEQAIRGLMRTMLKMKGYTVLEASDGVEALSLFRGNEDRIDLVITDVVMPRMSGRELASRIATDRPRTKVLFMSGYSEEAVLYQGIFQSGTAFLQKPFSPDSLTRKVREVLDH